One part of the Theropithecus gelada isolate Dixy unplaced genomic scaffold, Tgel_1.0 HiC_scaffold_831, whole genome shotgun sequence genome encodes these proteins:
- the LOC112618034 gene encoding ubiquitin-conjugating enzyme E2 C-like isoform X5, producing the protein MASQNRDPAATSVTAAGKGAEPSGGAARGHLGKRLQQELMTLMMSGDKGISAFPESDNLFKWVGTIHGAAGTNPTLIVP; encoded by the coding sequence ATGGCTTCCCAAAACCGCGACCCGGCAGCCACTAGCGTCACCGCCGCCGGTAAAGGAGCCGAGCCGAGCGGGGGCGCCGCCCGGGGTCACCTGGGCAAAAGGCTACAGCAGGAGCTGATGACCCTCATGATGTCTGGCGATAAAGGGATTTCTGCCTTCCCTGAATCAGACAACCTTTTCAAATGGGTAGGGACCATCCATGGAGCAGCTGGAACA